From a single Toxoplasma gondii ME49 chromosome II, whole genome shotgun sequence genomic region:
- a CDS encoding hypothetical protein (encoded by transcript TGME49_297320~Predicted trans-membrane domain (TMHMM2.0):19-42) — MYRWREFVLVRSVRQGILQILPAWIMKALSLLSVLSLPAFVISTRVSLLAFAVSLSRACPQAAGPRPGSAASSFSLPASSSSSPRRFSPRLTGRGSLSSAILSPPDSTPAFPSCSSPSSSQSSSLLSSSSFLLSCALFSVAAGCERVLGWLPSCRPERLLSGVSKVRRRARGFPAKSLGSLPRAFLFSHESSLLSPNRGSLHCRPSTAETFLRQQKSLQRNLSSFHTGKDDVAPQKSHRRAPGLARLENAAATPRCTYTALPGVRPGVASPSERSDSPVVWWRAGSGISSPGFEDETAGRKRRTLFTQKKAYRCGATRARREAKRSRRGLASFQMNMAPPGTAFETKVFECRDNPIDTMPWEHVVPFYKVHTKEDNFWLQFLKGNWTYVDGRKMLDKPAGVIDGGQALYDGMGTTLPLNPLAKDRQRAEARPKHLDHGVLFREAFDRPHRITFDRIPCGNSDVYYGETDLDLEERLWGAFHHKRATEEGFPDTGWRNILPQYDMSEMPNPWTHTKGEFIEMPYNSRDPSPGPPVAPIEFDLAAAGRFGGYVLDPGWTRHFDYVEQYNEMQRWLQEEEEEREEREDEAQAEGAPEGEAEGAGVSSAEKKRKKRKRRRPQLLDKPMFREAYERGQLIIKSRYADLRNHPVYKKAIYEGATHHSACIAAERATPETIVDIWKGKEIASDLPKAAGYDHEGGGKWNCEDGEGQTIAINMLGEDIVPHANCYMSPKMSTHEMAELWHFWMTEAHREGRYTDFHSEIGCYSDIEYEDRLLRKRYPRLMALYRPLWCHRKYGDEFGDAVRPDEAPPDEVLSAFGAPLTPPSGVLRRAASRLRRIRQSLRRTPWLSLQEEVLQGDELDSGDRDLLFLRRAGLSGRDILSREVKAEQKSRERDERRRELGQKTRLSPGYRRHTESEEERESEKEQLEGHFSWRHETRLGVDANAREEGGDAPDRLENTERKQRRAGHDGLLPEEERYSGGWEKRERDSLADAAEEEEKEDVNFLDEYDMWWLDRGNAYGDSIPEYQSPAMAIQEVLPNSRESDTKKRKAN, encoded by the exons tctctcgcttcctgcaTTCGTCATCTCaactcgcgtttctctcctcgcgttcgccgtctccctctctagAGCCTGTCCCCAAGCGGCGGGGCCTCGCCCTGGGAGCGCggcgtcttcgttctctctccccgcttcgtcctcttcatcCCCtaggcgcttctctccacgcttAACTGGTCGCGGatctctttcctccgctATCCTCTCACCTCCTGATTCAACGcctgcctttccttcttgttcttctccctcttcttcccagtcgtcgtctcttctctcgtcttcttcctttcttctctcttgtgcccttttttctgttgcgGCAGGCTGTGAGAGAGTTCTTGGGTGGCTGCCTTCCTGTCGACCAGAACGGTTGCTTTCTGGAGTCTCCAAAGTGCGACGGAGAGCGCGAGGCTTCCCCGCGAAGAGCTTGGGATCCTTGCCGCgggcgtttcttttctctcacgAGAGTTCGCTCTTGTCTCCAAACCGAGGAAGCCTCCACTGCCGACCTTCCACGGCGGAGACCTTCCTCAGACAGCAGAAAAGCCTGCAGAGAAATCTATCCTCTTTTCACACCGGCAAGGACGACGTTGCTCCTCAGAAAAGTCACAGGAGAGCCCCCGGACTTGCGCGCCTGGAAAATGCAGCGGCGACACCGAgatgtacgtacaccgccTTACCAGGCGTGAGGCCGGGTGTCGCGTCCCCCTCAGAACGCAGTGACTCTCCTGTTGTGTGGTGGAGAGCAGGATCGGGGATCTCGTCTCCCGGATTTGAAGACGAAActgcaggaagaaaacgaagaacgctgttcacgcagaaaaaagcatACAGATGTGGAGCGACGCGCgcgagacgagaagcgaagagaagtcgGAGGGGGCTTGCGAGCTTCCAGATGAATATGGCGCCTCCGGGGACAGCGTTCGAGACGAAAGTTTTCGAGTGTAGAGACAATCCAATTGATACCATGCCG TGGGAGCATGTTGTGCCCTTCTACAAGGTCCACACGAAAGAAGACAATTTCTGGCTGCAGTTCCTCAAAGGCAATTGGACTTACGTTGATGGGCGGAAGATGCTCGACAAGCCTGCAG gcGTGATTGACGGGGGCCAGGCACTCTACGATGGCATGGGGACGACTTTGCCTTTAAATCCTCTCGCCAAAGATCGGCAGCGAGCTGAGGCTCGACCCAAGCATTTGGACCACGGCGTCCTTTTCAGGGAGGCTTTTGACAGGCCTCACCGAATCACCTTCGACCGGATCCCCTGTGGGAACTCCGACGTCTACTACG gagagacagacctCGATTTGGAGGAGAGGTTGTGGGGAGCTTTTCACCACAAGAGGGCGACGGAGGAAGGGTTTCCAGATACAG GATGGAGAAATATTCTTCCCCAGTACGACATGAGCGAAATGCCGAACCCATGGACCCACACAAAGGGCGAATTTATC GAAATGCCGTATAATTCGCGAGACCCTTCGCCGGGACCTCCGGTGGCTCCTATTGAATTTGACTTGGCTGCTGCGGGTCGATTCGGTGGCTACGTTCTGGATCCTGGCTGGACTCGTCACTTCG ATTACGTTGAACAGTACAACGAGATGCAGAGATGGctgcaagaagaagaagaggagcgcgAAGAGCGGGAGGACGAGGCGCAGGCAGAGGGCGCACCCGAGggcgaggcagaaggcgcGGGAGTCTccagcgcagagaagaagaggaagaaacgaaagagacggaggccACAGTTGTTGGACAAGCCGATGTTCCGAGAAGCCTACGAACGCGGTCAACTCATCATCAAGTCCAGATA tgcggATCTTCGAAACCACCCTGTGTACAAGAAGGCGATCTACGAGGGGGCAACCCACCACTCAGCTTGCATCGCGGCCGAGCGCGCGACGCCAGAGACAATTGTGGACATctggaaaggaaaagaaatcgCGAGTGATCTTCCAAAGGCAGCCGGTTACGACCACGAAGGGGGCGGAAAGTGGAACTgcgaagatggagaaggacAGACAATTGCCATCAACATGCTCGGTGAAGACATCGTTCCCCACGCAAATTG CTACATGTCTCCGAAGATGTCTACGCACGAGATGGCAGAATTGTGGCACTTCTGGATGACGGAGGCCCATCGGGAGGGACGCTACACAGATTTTCATTCCGAGATTGGATGTTATTCTGATATTGAATATGAAGACCGACTCCTGAG GAAGAGATACCCTCGGTTGATGGCGCTGTATAGGCCTCTGTGGTGTCACCGAAAGTATGGCGATGAATTTGGAGATGCTGTGCGCCCAGACGAG GCCCCGCCGGATGAGGTCCTGAGTGCTTTTGGGGCTCCTCTGACGCCGCCATCGGGCGTCCTGCGCCGCGCCGCTTCCCGTTTGAGGCGGATCCGGCAGTCGCTCCGGAGAACTCCATGGCTGTCTTTGCAGGAGGAAGTTCTGCAGGGCGACGAATTGGATTCAGGAGACAGGgatctcctttttctgcgcaGGGCGGGCCTGTCGGGGCGCGACATCCTTTCTAGGGAGGTTAAGGCTGAACAGAAGagtagagaaagagacgaacgcCGGCGGGAGCTGGGGCAAAAGACTCGCCTTTCGCCTGGTTAtcgaagacacacagaaagcgaagaagagagagaatcggagaaggaacagcTTGAGGGCCATTTCAGTTGGAGACACGAAACGAGACTCGGTGTCGATGCGAATGCGAGGGAGGAGGGTGGAGACGCTCCTGATAGGttggaaaacacagagagaaaacaaagacgtGCGGGTCACGACGGTCTCCtgcctgaagaagagaggtaCAGCGGAGGCtgggagaaacgagaaagagacagtctTGCGGATgcagctgaggaagaagagaaagaagatgtgAACTTCTTGGACGAATACGACATGTGGTGGCTCGACCGCGGCAACGCCTACGGGGATTCCATTCCCGAGTACCAGAGTCCCGCCATGGCCATCCAAGAAGTGCTTCCAAattcgagagaaagcgatacgaagaagcggaaagcgAACTGA